The Cuculus canorus isolate bCucCan1 chromosome 16, bCucCan1.pri, whole genome shotgun sequence genome includes a region encoding these proteins:
- the E2F1 gene encoding transcription factor E2F1, with protein sequence MAAGGAAGLAALLGSASPRLLIVSAAEEPAGGPEHDAELLLFATPQPERPGAAPRRPALGRPPVKRKLNLETDHQYIAESLTVGRGKARNPTKGAKSPGEKSRYETSLNLTTKRFLELLSQSPDGVVDLNWAAEVLKVQKRRIYDITNVLEGIHLITKKSKNNIQWLGNQDTVGAPGQHRLLEKELRELQAAERQLDDLIQMCTVQLRLLTEDPANQHAAYVTCQDLRSIVDPSEQMVMVIKAPPETQLQVADPAEAFQVSVRSTQGPIDVFLCPEDSSGVCSPVKSPFKGSIEESPPSHSQPRASPLLHPAQDMNMPLLPGEQETLLPGTSALPSKCSAEEVSLSPLASMDTLLEQSREDFSGFLADEFINLSPPQAQDYHFGLEEGEGISELFDCDFGDFTPLDF encoded by the exons GGCGCTGCTGGGCAGCGCTTCCCCGCGCCTCCTCATCGTCTCCGCCGCCGAGGAGCCCGCGGGCGGCCCCGAGCACGACGCCGAGCTCTTGCTCTTCGCCACGCCGCAACCCGAAcgccccggggccgccccgaGACGGCCCGCGCTCGGCCGCCCGCCG GTGAAGAGGAAACTGAACTTGGAGACGGATCACCAGTACATAGCAGAGAGTTTGACAGTGGGCCGGGGCAAGGCCAGGAACCCCACTAAAG GGGCAAAGTCTCCTGGGGAGAAGTCCCGCTACGAAACCTCACTGAACCTCACCACCAAGCGCTTCCTGGAGCTCCTGAGCCAGTCGCCTGATGGCGTAGTGGACCTCAACTGGGCGGCTGAGGTCTTGAAGGTGCAGAAAAGGCGCATCTACGATATCACCAATGTCCTGGAGGGCATCCATCTCATCACCAAGAAGTCCAAGAACAACATCCAGTGGCT GGGCAACCAGGACACCGTGGGGGCCCCTGGCCAGCACCggctgctggagaaggagctgcGGGAGCTGCAGGCGGCCGAGCGGCAGCTGGACGACCTCATCCAGATGTGCACAGTGCAGCTGCGCCTGCTCACTGAGGACCCCGCCAACCAGCA CGCAGCCTACGTGACCTGCCAGGATCTCCGGAGCATTGTGGACCCCTCGGAGCAAATGGTGATGGTTATCAAAGCTCCCCCAGAGACCCAGCTGCAGGTCGCAGAcccagcagag GCTTTCCAGGTCTCTGTGCGAAGCACTCAGGGCCCCATCGACGTCTTCCTCTGCCCCGAAGACAGCTCAGGGGTCTGTAGCCCCGTCAAGAGCCCCTTCAAAGGCTCCATAGAGGAGTCTCCTCCAAGCCATTCGCAGCCCAGAGCCTCCCCGCTCCTGCATCCAGCCCAGGACATGAACATGCCGCTGCTGCCTGGAGAGCAAG AGACACTGCTGCCAGGGACGAGCGCGCTGCCCAGCAAGTGCTCGGCGGAGGAGGTGAGCCTTTCCCCACTGGCCTCGATGGACACCctcctggagcagagcagggaggatTTTTCAGGTTTCTTGGCGGACGAGTTCATTAATTTGTCGCCGCCGCAGGCGCAGGATTACCACTTTGGCTTGGAGGAGGGTGAGGGCATCAGTGAGCTCTTTGACTGCGACTTTGGGGACTTTACACCTTTGGACTTCTGA